In Candidatus Hydrogenedentota bacterium, the following are encoded in one genomic region:
- a CDS encoding alkaline phosphatase D family protein, whose protein sequence is MIQRLALAAFAALIPPAALAAGPWLGNGIKSGEPDQSSAVVWTRLTSRPDVSADGVPWPDVAAQREGDDWVFPAPVMPDGHTLEEMAWAMPGAPGEVRLNYWPESTSNMSQTTEWAPVDPARDFTHHFTLTGLQPGTRYACIVEARAPGAAEASDRVQGHFQTAPAPADSPPITFTVVTGQDFPRRDDPLNGHKIYQHMLNLAPDFFAHTGDIEYYDKPGPWAVNKAIARFKWNRLFAMPYQRAFHNEVAAYFLRDDHDTWQNDCWPTMQNKKMGEFTYAEGVDVFYEQFPGPDRDRPWRTVRWGRDLQIWLVEGRDFRSPNDMPDGPEKTIWGAEQKAWFKQTVRDSDATFRVLISPTPVVGPDRESKSDNHANAVFQHEGDELREFMAAQKNMIVICGDRHWQYVSADPETGLREYSCGPTSDAHAGGFSQDRREPMHQYLNIIGGFLSCTSTRHDGKPVLILRHHNVSGEVVNEDTLSPETVLSAR, encoded by the coding sequence ATGATACAAAGACTCGCCCTGGCCGCGTTTGCGGCCCTCATCCCACCCGCCGCCCTGGCCGCGGGCCCCTGGCTCGGCAATGGCATCAAGTCCGGCGAGCCCGACCAGAGCTCCGCCGTCGTCTGGACGCGCCTGACGAGCCGCCCCGACGTCTCGGCGGACGGCGTTCCCTGGCCCGATGTCGCCGCGCAACGGGAGGGCGATGACTGGGTGTTTCCCGCTCCGGTGATGCCCGATGGGCATACCCTGGAAGAGATGGCCTGGGCGATGCCCGGCGCGCCCGGAGAGGTCCGCCTGAACTACTGGCCGGAGTCCACAAGCAACATGTCCCAGACGACGGAGTGGGCGCCGGTAGACCCCGCGCGCGACTTCACCCATCATTTCACCCTCACCGGCCTGCAACCCGGCACGCGATACGCCTGCATCGTGGAGGCGCGCGCGCCCGGCGCCGCCGAAGCGAGCGACCGCGTTCAGGGCCACTTTCAGACCGCGCCCGCGCCCGCTGATTCCCCCCCCATCACCTTCACCGTCGTCACGGGGCAGGACTTCCCCCGGCGCGACGACCCGCTCAACGGCCACAAGATCTACCAGCACATGCTGAACCTCGCGCCCGACTTCTTCGCGCATACGGGCGATATCGAATACTACGACAAGCCCGGCCCCTGGGCGGTCAACAAGGCGATCGCGCGCTTCAAGTGGAACCGCCTCTTCGCCATGCCCTACCAGCGCGCCTTCCACAACGAGGTAGCGGCCTATTTCCTCCGCGACGACCACGACACGTGGCAGAACGATTGCTGGCCCACAATGCAAAACAAGAAGATGGGCGAATTCACCTACGCCGAAGGCGTGGATGTCTTCTACGAGCAATTCCCCGGCCCCGACCGCGACCGGCCCTGGCGCACCGTCCGCTGGGGACGCGATCTCCAGATATGGCTCGTCGAGGGGCGCGATTTCCGCAGCCCGAACGACATGCCCGATGGTCCCGAAAAGACCATCTGGGGCGCCGAACAAAAAGCCTGGTTCAAGCAAACCGTGCGGGATTCCGACGCCACCTTCCGCGTACTCATCAGCCCCACGCCCGTTGTCGGTCCCGACCGGGAGAGCAAGAGCGACAACCACGCGAACGCCGTGTTCCAGCACGAGGGCGATGAACTGCGCGAATTCATGGCGGCGCAAAAGAACATGATCGTCATATGCGGTGATCGACACTGGCAATACGTCAGCGCCGACCCGGAAACGGGCCTCCGCGAGTACAGCTGCGGCCCCACCTCCGACGCCCACGCCGGCGGCTTCAGCCAGGACCGGCGCGAGCCCATGCACCAGTACCTCAACATCATCGGCGGCTTCCTGAGCTGCACGTCCACCCGCCACGATGGGAAGCCGGTGTTGATACTGCGCCACCACAA